The following proteins are co-located in the Pseudoalteromonas sp. N1230-9 genome:
- the queG gene encoding tRNA epoxyqueuosine(34) reductase QueG, whose product MTTPTTDYQQLALQIKQWGKDLGFAEVGITDIDLTKHEAQLQRWLDKGYHGEMEYMAAHGMKRARPAELVPGTQRVISVKMNYLPPDASFAKNLKQTNKAYISRYALGRDYHKLLRNRLKKLGQKIEQHVGELGFRPFVDSAPVLERQLAEKAGLGWRGKHSLLINKEAGSWFFLGELFVDIPLPIDEENTFEGCGKCVACMTLCPTGAIVEPYVVDARKCISYLTIELQGAIPEEYRPLLGNRVYGCDDCQLVCPWNRYGQITDEADFHPRKQLKDQDLLTLFAWDEPTFLKNTEGSPIRRIGHQRWQRNLAVGLGNAEYNEKIVATLSDALKSATPLVKEHIEWALDQQTHKRQQQLRKTARLIRIVEKGLPRDA is encoded by the coding sequence GTGACAACTCCTACTACCGATTACCAACAACTCGCTTTGCAAATTAAACAATGGGGTAAAGACCTTGGTTTTGCCGAAGTGGGGATCACCGATATCGATCTCACTAAGCATGAAGCACAGCTTCAGCGCTGGCTAGATAAAGGCTATCATGGTGAGATGGAGTACATGGCTGCCCACGGTATGAAACGTGCTCGCCCTGCTGAATTAGTTCCAGGTACACAAAGGGTCATCTCAGTTAAGATGAATTACCTGCCCCCCGATGCCAGCTTTGCAAAAAACTTAAAGCAAACAAACAAAGCGTACATCAGCCGTTATGCCTTAGGTCGGGACTATCATAAGCTACTTCGTAATCGTCTAAAAAAACTCGGCCAAAAGATTGAGCAGCATGTTGGCGAGCTAGGGTTTCGCCCATTTGTCGACTCTGCGCCAGTACTTGAAAGGCAACTTGCTGAAAAAGCAGGCTTAGGTTGGCGAGGTAAGCATAGCCTGTTAATCAATAAAGAGGCGGGCTCTTGGTTTTTTTTAGGTGAGTTATTTGTTGATATTCCACTGCCTATCGACGAGGAAAACACCTTTGAAGGCTGTGGTAAATGTGTTGCTTGTATGACGTTATGCCCTACAGGCGCGATTGTAGAGCCTTATGTAGTGGATGCTCGTAAATGTATTTCATACTTAACAATCGAGCTACAAGGCGCGATCCCTGAAGAGTATCGTCCTTTACTCGGTAATCGGGTGTACGGTTGTGACGATTGCCAGCTCGTCTGCCCATGGAATCGTTATGGTCAAATAACGGATGAAGCTGATTTTCACCCGCGAAAGCAATTAAAAGATCAAGATCTCTTAACTCTTTTTGCTTGGGATGAACCAACATTTTTAAAAAATACTGAAGGTAGTCCTATCCGACGAATAGGCCACCAGCGATGGCAGAGAAATCTCGCTGTCGGCTTGGGTAATGCTGAATATAACGAAAAAATAGTGGCAACATTGAGCGACGCGCTTAAAAGCGCAACTCCACTTGTAAAAGAGCACATAGAGTGGGCGCTTGATCAACAGACCCATAAGCGCCAACAACAGTTACGTAAAACAGCACGACTTATCCGTATTGTAGAAAAAGGCTTACCACGAGACGCTTAG
- a CDS encoding response regulator, whose amino-acid sequence MALKRILAVDDEPFNLEIIEEILEELDFELKMVNSGPECLAVVEEFDPQVILLDVSMPQMSGYEVCRKLKENPNTANIIVMFVSARGTVEERMEGYSVGAEDYIVKPFGHEELKLKLQHLHQVLIEKESLEQQVEDATSTAFNAMANSSEMGQIVNYIEHIGSIDNEQELGKALLHCLSSFDLQSNVEFRLDSGVEHFSVTGICSPIVVELFEMLKNKGRLHEFSSRILVNYEMISLLILNMPEQDPDKHGRIRDHICFLVSVTEQQLKAIITKKELIRQQQQLNDAVGKVHSKFRGLIELLNDNRLNNEAVFKQLQEDLEQRIPTMGLDEDQEVFIYQKVDETIQNSVAREESVQGVKAAFKEIEDDLSLLLKG is encoded by the coding sequence ATGGCCTTAAAACGAATTTTAGCAGTTGATGATGAGCCTTTTAATTTAGAGATCATTGAAGAGATTCTAGAAGAGCTCGATTTTGAATTAAAAATGGTTAACAGTGGTCCAGAATGCTTAGCCGTAGTTGAAGAGTTTGACCCACAAGTTATTTTACTTGATGTAAGTATGCCGCAAATGAGTGGTTATGAGGTATGCCGAAAGCTTAAAGAAAACCCAAACACAGCAAATATTATTGTTATGTTTGTATCGGCAAGAGGCACAGTTGAAGAGCGTATGGAGGGATATTCGGTTGGTGCCGAAGATTATATTGTGAAGCCATTTGGGCATGAAGAATTAAAACTGAAGCTTCAGCATCTACACCAAGTACTCATTGAAAAAGAGTCCTTAGAACAACAAGTCGAGGATGCAACATCGACAGCGTTTAATGCGATGGCAAATAGCAGTGAGATGGGTCAAATTGTTAATTATATTGAACATATTGGTTCTATTGATAATGAACAAGAGCTAGGAAAGGCATTGCTCCATTGTTTAAGCTCATTCGATTTACAAAGCAATGTTGAGTTTCGTCTTGACTCAGGGGTAGAGCATTTTTCTGTAACAGGGATATGCTCACCTATTGTGGTTGAACTGTTTGAAATGCTAAAAAATAAAGGCCGCTTACATGAGTTTTCGAGCCGAATTTTAGTGAACTATGAAATGATCAGTTTATTGATCCTCAATATGCCTGAACAAGACCCTGATAAGCATGGTCGAATTCGAGATCATATTTGCTTTTTGGTGAGTGTTACCGAGCAACAGCTTAAAGCGATTATTACTAAAAAAGAGCTTATTCGTCAGCAACAGCAATTAAATGATGCGGTGGGTAAAGTACATAGTAAGTTTCGTGGCTTAATTGAGCTGTTAAATGATAACCGTCTCAATAACGAAGCTGTTTTTAAACAACTACAGGAAGACCTTGAACAGCGAATACCAACAATGGGGCTTGATGAAGACCAAGAGGTTTTCATTTATCAAAAAGTTGATGAAACGATTCAAAATTCAGTTGCACGTGAAGAGTCAGTACAAGGTGTTAAAGCGGCATTTAAAGAAATTGAAGACGATTTATCCTTGTTACTCAAAGGCTAA
- a CDS encoding hybrid sensor histidine kinase/response regulator: MRVKVLLELIGCRVELIHFSMVDNAVLTQQFDLVAASHGVPTDTIKKLMEVFSQEHLLLLAPKAQRSDLLEHFSEINRLLPNAVVIYPFFANKEISALLEGVLELDSDNILKLPTVLLVDHCPERLNKIAHNLKGAHIKTFTAENIFSAVELVNQHTIDLLISDFTFEDGTGLELFNKFKTLQPNCRCLLYTSKPDQVSMVAAIRQGVEDVLIKPIDDNSLLQSVHKLWQTELLKRHNAELVERLQNTVDALIEKDSLLRVIFKHTPDAIILFDRNGKIIETNDACESLFEKSLKEFENCSVYDFFDLASTKRIKDKVSTLNKNRQFSCDLKLLKKNGASVPLVGSFNEIDHHGEIALAVIFKNVTHLKEKEELLLEAKDTLEEEVKARTAQLEHAKNVAEAANHSKSEFLANMSHELRTPMHSILSFARFGLEKVANDDLSKEKLNKYLSRIEQSGERLLSLLNNLLDLSKLDVGKFPFNPQKHSLMNIIKTSIDDVSGTALERNITIKLIAPNPNITLECDEEQINQIMRNLLGNALKFSEPNSDIDIKLALSNGSAEIAVVDRGIGIPDDELEKVFAKFEQSSKTNSGAGGTGLGLAICREFVLLHQGTIVASNNEYGGATILVTLPLEIDFPQHLTNEERVQSNYEA; encoded by the coding sequence ATGCGAGTCAAGGTGTTACTTGAGCTCATAGGTTGTAGGGTTGAGCTGATACACTTTTCAATGGTTGATAATGCTGTTTTAACTCAACAGTTTGATCTTGTTGCTGCTTCACATGGTGTACCAACAGATACTATCAAGAAGCTAATGGAAGTGTTTTCTCAAGAGCACCTTTTACTTTTGGCCCCTAAAGCACAGCGCAGTGATTTACTTGAACACTTTAGTGAGATTAATCGTTTGCTGCCCAATGCGGTGGTCATATACCCTTTCTTTGCCAACAAAGAGATCAGCGCTCTATTAGAAGGCGTGCTTGAACTTGATTCCGATAATATCTTAAAACTTCCTACGGTTTTACTTGTTGATCACTGCCCTGAGCGATTAAATAAGATCGCGCACAATTTAAAAGGTGCACATATTAAAACCTTCACCGCAGAGAATATATTCTCTGCGGTAGAGTTGGTGAACCAGCACACAATTGATTTATTAATTAGTGATTTTACCTTTGAGGATGGTACTGGTCTTGAGCTATTTAATAAATTCAAAACATTGCAACCTAATTGCCGCTGTTTACTTTATACCTCTAAGCCCGATCAAGTCTCCATGGTTGCTGCTATTCGCCAAGGTGTTGAAGATGTTCTAATTAAGCCCATAGATGACAATAGCTTACTGCAATCGGTTCATAAGCTTTGGCAAACTGAACTACTAAAACGTCATAATGCAGAGTTAGTAGAGCGTTTACAAAACACGGTTGATGCACTCATTGAAAAAGATAGCCTTTTACGTGTTATTTTTAAGCATACACCCGATGCGATAATTCTATTTGATCGAAACGGTAAAATTATTGAGACCAATGATGCCTGTGAGTCGTTATTTGAGAAGTCATTAAAAGAGTTTGAAAATTGCTCGGTGTATGACTTTTTTGACTTAGCCTCGACTAAACGTATAAAAGATAAAGTCAGTACACTTAATAAGAATCGACAATTTAGTTGTGATTTAAAGCTACTAAAGAAAAATGGTGCATCGGTTCCATTGGTAGGCTCGTTCAATGAAATTGACCATCACGGTGAAATAGCACTTGCTGTCATCTTTAAGAATGTTACGCACCTTAAGGAAAAAGAAGAGTTACTTCTTGAAGCAAAAGACACTCTAGAAGAAGAAGTTAAAGCACGCACAGCCCAGTTAGAGCACGCAAAAAATGTCGCTGAAGCTGCCAATCACAGTAAGTCAGAGTTTTTAGCTAATATGTCTCACGAGCTAAGAACACCTATGCATTCTATTCTTAGCTTCGCACGTTTTGGCTTAGAAAAAGTAGCCAATGATGATCTCAGTAAAGAGAAACTTAATAAGTATTTATCACGAATAGAGCAAAGTGGTGAACGGTTACTTTCTTTACTCAATAACTTGCTCGACCTATCTAAGCTTGATGTTGGTAAATTTCCTTTTAATCCGCAGAAGCATAGCCTGATGAATATCATAAAAACCAGTATTGATGATGTCTCGGGTACAGCGCTTGAACGTAATATCACTATTAAATTAATTGCGCCTAATCCAAACATCACACTTGAGTGTGATGAAGAGCAAATTAATCAAATTATGCGTAACTTACTTGGCAATGCGCTTAAATTTAGTGAACCCAATAGCGATATAGACATAAAGCTGGCGCTAAGCAATGGGTCGGCTGAAATTGCAGTTGTTGATCGTGGCATAGGTATACCTGACGATGAATTAGAAAAAGTATTCGCAAAGTTTGAACAAAGCAGTAAAACCAATAGCGGTGCAGGAGGCACAGGACTCGGTTTAGCGATTTGCCGTGAGTTTGTTTTGCTACATCAAGGCACTATTGTAGCAAGTAACAACGAGTACGGTGGTGCCACTATTTTAGTGACCCTGCCTTTAGAAATTGACTTTCCTCAGCATTTAACAAATGAAGAGCGAGTGCAAAGCAATTATGAAGCTTAA
- a CDS encoding GNAT family N-acetyltransferase yields MTIRTATYDDLAAIVAIYNETIPGRMVTADTEEVTVADKEAWFLSHSINRPIFVYEQEGKVLAWISYKSFYGRPAYDGTVEVSIYITASAQGKGLGKQLLTFAETHASTLKIKVLLAFIFSHNLPSIKLFNLFNYKVWGELPNVAIMDEKPYSLTILGKHLDS; encoded by the coding sequence ATGACTATTCGTACAGCAACTTATGATGATTTAGCGGCAATTGTCGCAATCTATAATGAAACAATCCCAGGACGTATGGTAACAGCAGATACCGAAGAGGTAACTGTTGCAGATAAAGAAGCATGGTTCTTATCCCATTCTATTAATCGGCCTATTTTCGTATATGAACAAGAAGGGAAGGTTTTAGCATGGATAAGTTACAAGTCTTTTTACGGACGACCCGCTTACGATGGCACTGTTGAAGTGAGCATTTATATTACCGCAAGTGCACAAGGAAAAGGGCTAGGAAAACAATTGCTGACATTCGCAGAGACCCATGCAAGCACACTTAAAATAAAAGTACTTTTGGCATTTATTTTTAGTCATAACCTACCGAGTATTAAGCTCTTTAATTTATTTAATTATAAAGTATGGGGTGAATTGCCGAATGTGGCAATTATGGATGAAAAGCCTTACAGCTTAACTATTTTGGGAAAACATTTAGATTCATAG
- a CDS encoding glutathione peroxidase, whose product MYKFALLLSATLLTTQVAAQTPASSNTTQTQCDDFTNVELRKLRSKETINLCQFKDKPLLIVNTASNCGFTPQFEGLEALNKEYKDQGLVILGFPSDDFFQEEDDEKETADVCFINYGVTFNMFATSEVRGSGANPVFQHLNKVTSSPNWNFYKYLVSADRKTVTRFNSKTKPQSEKLRKAIETELATQ is encoded by the coding sequence ATGTATAAATTTGCTTTGTTACTTAGTGCAACTCTTTTAACCACTCAGGTTGCAGCTCAAACGCCCGCATCATCAAACACAACACAAACACAATGTGATGATTTCACTAATGTTGAATTACGGAAGCTTCGTTCCAAAGAAACGATAAACCTATGCCAATTTAAAGACAAACCATTGCTAATCGTTAATACCGCAAGCAACTGTGGTTTCACCCCGCAGTTTGAGGGCTTAGAAGCACTAAACAAAGAATATAAAGACCAAGGCTTAGTTATTTTGGGTTTTCCGTCTGATGATTTTTTCCAAGAAGAAGATGATGAAAAAGAGACTGCCGATGTATGTTTCATAAACTACGGAGTCACGTTCAATATGTTCGCGACCAGCGAAGTGAGAGGCAGCGGCGCAAACCCTGTATTCCAACATTTAAATAAGGTAACTAGCTCACCAAACTGGAATTTTTATAAGTATCTCGTTTCCGCCGACAGAAAAACGGTGACGCGCTTTAACAGCAAAACTAAACCGCAATCAGAGAAATTGCGCAAAGCTATAGAAACAGAGCTAGCTACACAATAA
- a CDS encoding peptidylprolyl isomerase, translated as MAVASARHILVDSEAHCLDLKQQIEQGANFADLARAHSNCPSGQDGGALGEFGPGMMVPEFDKVVFSAPVNQVQGPVQTQFGYHLLEVTSRTD; from the coding sequence ATGGCAGTAGCCAGCGCGAGGCATATCTTAGTAGACAGTGAAGCACACTGTTTAGACTTAAAACAGCAAATAGAACAGGGTGCAAACTTTGCAGATCTTGCACGAGCTCACTCAAATTGCCCATCAGGTCAAGATGGCGGTGCATTAGGTGAGTTTGGACCAGGGATGATGGTGCCAGAATTCGATAAAGTGGTATTCTCAGCTCCAGTAAACCAAGTACAAGGCCCTGTTCAGACTCAGTTCGGTTATCACTTACTTGAAGTCACCAGCCGTACAGATTGA
- a CDS encoding glutathione S-transferase family protein: MELLGSTTSPFVRRIRIWADLNGLALVFKNLDIFSEQDRQTMITHSPARKIPILIDNGFSLYDSNSIIRYLLEKTNQPLLSWRQENFLTIINACNDSLVEILLCQRSGFDTHTDKLFFNLQNERIAETLTYLNNHLSEPVFKSCEYLNISLYCLLDWIRFRELTDFSQLEKLVGFYHEFADKAAVQQTDPRK, from the coding sequence ATGGAATTACTCGGTTCAACAACTTCTCCCTTTGTTAGACGTATTCGAATATGGGCTGACTTAAATGGACTTGCTTTAGTATTTAAAAATCTAGATATATTTTCTGAGCAAGATAGGCAGACGATGATAACTCATAGCCCTGCAAGAAAAATTCCTATCCTTATTGATAATGGCTTTAGCTTATACGATTCAAATTCAATTATTCGCTACCTACTCGAAAAAACAAATCAGCCACTGTTGAGTTGGCGACAAGAAAACTTTCTTACCATCATTAATGCCTGTAATGACTCATTAGTAGAAATACTACTATGCCAACGCTCAGGGTTCGATACACACACTGACAAACTGTTTTTTAATTTACAGAATGAACGAATTGCTGAAACATTAACCTATTTAAATAATCATTTATCTGAGCCAGTATTTAAAAGCTGTGAATACCTCAACATCAGTTTATACTGCTTGCTAGATTGGATCCGCTTCCGCGAATTAACTGATTTTAGCCAACTAGAAAAGTTAGTTGGTTTTTATCATGAATTCGCCGATAAAGCGGCGGTACAACAAACAGATCCACGAAAATAA
- a CDS encoding DUF2750 domain-containing protein codes for MSDIEIESELVSFVEKVRLNETMWALGAEDGGFVVCESNQFSDTDVLLLWGTEDAAKAQCKDEWQDYTPVEIGLDEFLDEWVEDLNEDDALVGLNWNDDQVCVEIEPVGLAKALCD; via the coding sequence ATGAGCGATATCGAAATTGAATCAGAATTAGTAAGCTTCGTTGAAAAAGTTCGTCTCAACGAGACAATGTGGGCACTCGGTGCCGAAGATGGTGGTTTTGTTGTCTGTGAGTCAAACCAATTTAGCGACACTGATGTCCTATTACTTTGGGGCACCGAAGACGCCGCCAAAGCACAATGCAAAGACGAATGGCAAGACTATACGCCAGTTGAAATTGGCTTAGACGAGTTTCTTGATGAATGGGTTGAAGACCTAAACGAAGATGATGCACTGGTTGGTTTAAACTGGAATGATGACCAAGTCTGTGTAGAAATCGAGCCTGTGGGACTTGCTAAAGCGCTTTGTGACTAA
- a CDS encoding M1 family metallopeptidase gives MFLKSLLTVSVALAVSSAHANEYVIEKLAKPSSQQVKLTLDPAKDNFSGHTDIALEVLKATNYIELNGIDYAVSMAKILGAENCDLSAEMLKTGKVKFTCDEKIQPGKYTLKIDFTAPYNRQSVGLYKTLDQGTPYLFTQFEMSDARRAFPVFDEPSYKIPFQLTITAPTSQKVYANTPVLKTKVDGEMTTHFFDKTPPIPSYLVAMAVGPFEELEIKGMPIPGRVLTPQGKIHLADYAKENMPRVLKALEDYFGIPYVYKKLDSVAVPEFPFGAMENAGLVTYREDILLVDLATATRSKKERNVSIIAHELAHQWYGNLVTMKWWNDLWLNEAFASWMAAKITAQINPEFESHLDLPQNHVMALDARLSTKPIRKPIKTEADIMDGLGLAYSKGSAVLSMVENWIGEEAFQQGIQAYLKKFSYKNAEAADLWQALGEASNKDVASVLKSFIEQSSFPLIKVTQDGKKINISQSRFVNAGVDAPGQLWNVPVAIKYGAGDKVETANILLNKETQQLTLDFEPEWIYPDQGAMGYYRWLLDDAQFSALLDNAADKLTVRERLALLSAVDSLLDAGVISAANLMQTLEAFVSDAHPLVANTALGYLASQKRVFEDDSNRDLWPKFIRNSIAPAAKQYGLTAKVNEDAAVSQLRAQVISRLGFDGEDQKVIDTAKAQAALYLNNPENVDPYLASTYLNLAAYHGDAKLLEKYKQTFKTTKDPQVRTKMLAAMGYFGKPELQKAVLDYSLTDEVTASDMRTLLGGLSYGKERQALFIDWIYKNYDAITKSLPPFFVPNLPFFTTANCDAKSLEKTKTFFTDKISEQPGYARTLSKLEEGVNDCIALKKRELSSVNSFLKR, from the coding sequence ATGTTCTTAAAAAGTCTATTAACAGTGAGTGTTGCACTTGCTGTTAGCTCAGCCCATGCCAATGAATATGTTATCGAAAAGCTTGCCAAGCCTAGCTCACAACAAGTAAAACTTACGCTTGATCCTGCAAAAGACAATTTTTCTGGTCATACCGACATTGCCCTTGAAGTACTTAAAGCAACGAATTATATCGAACTAAACGGTATTGATTACGCTGTGAGTATGGCCAAGATTTTAGGTGCAGAGAACTGCGACCTCAGTGCTGAAATGCTAAAAACAGGTAAAGTTAAATTCACCTGTGATGAAAAAATTCAGCCTGGTAAATACACTTTAAAGATTGATTTTACAGCACCTTACAACCGTCAAAGTGTCGGTTTATATAAAACGCTTGATCAGGGTACGCCTTACCTATTTACTCAATTTGAAATGAGCGATGCCCGCCGTGCATTCCCTGTATTTGACGAGCCTAGCTATAAAATTCCATTCCAGCTAACAATCACAGCGCCAACATCTCAAAAAGTGTATGCCAACACACCAGTATTAAAAACCAAGGTTGATGGCGAGATGACAACACACTTTTTTGATAAAACGCCGCCTATTCCTTCTTACTTAGTAGCAATGGCTGTAGGCCCATTTGAAGAGCTTGAAATTAAAGGCATGCCAATTCCTGGTCGTGTACTGACACCGCAAGGTAAAATTCACCTTGCTGATTACGCAAAAGAAAACATGCCGCGCGTATTAAAAGCACTGGAAGATTACTTTGGCATCCCATACGTTTATAAAAAACTGGATTCAGTTGCGGTACCAGAATTCCCATTTGGCGCGATGGAAAATGCAGGCCTTGTTACTTACCGTGAAGATATTCTTCTAGTCGACCTTGCCACTGCAACACGTAGTAAAAAAGAGCGCAATGTATCAATCATTGCCCATGAATTAGCTCACCAATGGTACGGTAACCTAGTCACCATGAAATGGTGGAATGATTTATGGTTAAACGAAGCGTTTGCAAGCTGGATGGCTGCGAAAATCACCGCACAAATCAACCCTGAGTTTGAGTCACACCTAGACTTACCACAAAACCATGTAATGGCACTCGATGCACGCTTAAGTACTAAGCCTATTCGTAAGCCAATAAAAACCGAAGCTGACATCATGGATGGCCTTGGCCTTGCTTACAGTAAAGGCAGTGCGGTGCTTTCAATGGTGGAGAACTGGATTGGCGAAGAAGCATTCCAGCAAGGTATTCAAGCTTACTTGAAGAAGTTCTCATATAAAAATGCAGAAGCAGCAGACCTTTGGCAAGCATTAGGCGAAGCCTCGAATAAAGACGTTGCAAGTGTACTAAAATCGTTTATCGAACAATCATCTTTCCCACTTATCAAAGTAACCCAAGACGGTAAGAAAATTAATATTAGCCAAAGCCGCTTTGTGAATGCCGGTGTTGATGCGCCAGGACAACTGTGGAATGTTCCGGTTGCAATTAAATATGGTGCAGGCGATAAAGTTGAAACAGCCAATATATTACTGAACAAAGAGACACAACAGCTAACCCTCGATTTTGAACCTGAGTGGATTTATCCAGATCAAGGCGCCATGGGTTATTACCGCTGGCTATTAGATGACGCACAGTTTAGTGCCCTACTCGACAACGCAGCGGATAAGCTAACCGTGCGAGAGCGCTTAGCGCTTCTTTCGGCGGTAGACTCCCTATTAGATGCAGGCGTTATTTCTGCTGCAAATCTAATGCAAACCCTTGAAGCATTCGTAAGCGATGCGCACCCGCTTGTTGCTAATACAGCCCTTGGTTATTTAGCGTCGCAAAAACGTGTATTTGAAGATGACAGCAACCGTGATTTATGGCCTAAATTTATCCGTAACAGCATTGCACCAGCGGCGAAGCAATACGGTCTAACAGCAAAAGTGAATGAAGATGCTGCTGTATCACAATTACGCGCACAGGTTATTAGCCGTTTAGGTTTTGATGGCGAAGATCAAAAAGTGATTGATACAGCAAAAGCACAAGCAGCGCTTTATTTGAATAACCCTGAAAATGTTGACCCATATTTAGCTTCAACCTACCTAAATTTAGCAGCCTATCACGGCGATGCAAAGCTCCTTGAAAAGTACAAGCAAACCTTTAAAACAACCAAAGACCCGCAAGTACGTACTAAGATGCTAGCTGCGATGGGGTATTTCGGAAAGCCTGAGCTACAAAAAGCGGTATTAGATTATAGCCTAACAGATGAAGTAACGGCCTCAGATATGCGAACATTATTAGGTGGCCTAAGTTATGGTAAAGAACGCCAAGCATTGTTCATTGATTGGATCTACAAAAATTACGATGCTATCACTAAGAGCTTACCGCCTTTCTTTGTTCCAAACTTGCCGTTTTTCACAACCGCAAACTGTGATGCGAAAAGCCTAGAAAAAACAAAAACCTTCTTTACAGATAAAATTTCTGAACAACCTGGCTATGCTCGCACTTTGAGCAAGTTAGAGGAAGGAGTGAATGATTGTATCGCACTTAAGAAACGTGAGCTAAGCTCAGTGAATAGTTTTCTTAAACGCTAA
- a CDS encoding phosphoribulokinase: MSAKHPIIAITGSSGAGTTTTTNAIKHIFRSLNIDAAFIEGDSFHRYTRPEMDKKVREAQQEGKHISYFGREANDFGALEELFYQYGETGQGKIRRYLHTFDEAVPYNQLPGTFTPWQDLESNTDILFYEGLHGGAVDENHDVAKHVDLLIGMVPIINLEWIQKLIRDTSERGHSREAVMGSIVRSMDDYINHITPQFSRTHINFQRVPTVDTSNPFSAKDIPSLDESFVVIRFRGIEDVDFPYYLRMIEGSFMSRINTLVVPGGKMGLAMELVLTPLIKDIILKKRALENLAPVDLPI, encoded by the coding sequence ATGTCAGCTAAACACCCAATTATCGCAATTACCGGCTCATCTGGTGCAGGCACAACCACCACCACGAATGCCATTAAGCATATCTTTAGAAGCTTAAATATTGATGCGGCCTTTATCGAGGGTGATAGCTTTCATCGTTATACGCGTCCTGAAATGGATAAAAAAGTTCGTGAAGCACAGCAAGAGGGCAAGCACATAAGCTATTTTGGTCGTGAAGCTAACGACTTTGGTGCACTCGAAGAATTATTCTACCAATATGGTGAAACTGGCCAAGGAAAAATTAGACGCTACTTACATACTTTCGACGAAGCGGTTCCTTATAACCAATTACCGGGAACCTTTACACCTTGGCAAGATTTAGAATCAAATACAGATATCTTGTTCTATGAAGGTCTACATGGTGGTGCTGTCGATGAGAATCATGATGTTGCTAAGCATGTCGATTTATTGATTGGCATGGTGCCTATCATCAACCTTGAATGGATCCAAAAACTAATCCGTGATACCTCAGAACGAGGCCACTCTCGCGAGGCTGTCATGGGCTCAATTGTGCGCAGTATGGACGACTACATCAACCACATTACACCACAATTCTCACGTACTCATATTAACTTCCAGCGCGTGCCAACGGTTGATACTTCAAACCCATTTAGCGCTAAAGATATTCCGTCACTAGACGAAAGCTTTGTTGTTATCCGTTTTCGTGGCATTGAAGATGTAGATTTTCCATATTATCTACGCATGATTGAAGGTAGTTTTATGTCACGTATAAACACCCTCGTTGTACCAGGTGGGAAAATGGGTTTGGCGATGGAACTTGTTTTAACACCGCTAATCAAAGACATCATTTTGAAAAAACGTGCGCTGGAAAATTTAGCCCCAGTTGACTTGCCGATTTAA
- the yjjX gene encoding inosine/xanthosine triphosphatase — translation MKETLRVIVGSKNPVKINAAKHVFSLYFPDHIIECKGEHAPSGVPDQPLGEDETRIGAENRVKYCQTHFDADFYAAMEGGAEQFSYGAATFAFVVIANKQQFSVGRSSNLPLPQSFYDALLAGKELGDVMDDAFNTVNIKQQGGAIGLLTNHLATRESTYTQALTLAMAPFLHPSLFNQ, via the coding sequence TTGAAAGAAACATTACGTGTTATTGTCGGTTCAAAGAACCCTGTTAAAATTAACGCAGCTAAACATGTCTTTAGCCTTTACTTCCCAGACCATATCATTGAATGCAAAGGTGAACATGCGCCATCTGGCGTGCCTGATCAGCCGCTAGGTGAAGATGAGACCCGCATAGGTGCTGAAAACCGTGTAAAGTACTGCCAAACTCACTTTGACGCTGACTTTTATGCAGCGATGGAAGGTGGCGCAGAACAGTTTAGTTATGGTGCAGCAACCTTTGCCTTTGTGGTTATTGCAAATAAACAACAATTTAGTGTTGGTCGCAGTAGTAACCTCCCCTTACCGCAATCTTTTTACGATGCCTTACTGGCCGGTAAAGAACTGGGTGACGTCATGGATGATGCGTTCAATACCGTTAATATCAAACAACAAGGGGGCGCTATTGGCTTATTAACCAATCACCTTGCTACCCGTGAAAGCACCTATACACAAGCGCTTACACTAGCAATGGCGCCATTTTTACACCCGAGCTTATTTAATCAGTAG